TTTCATTTCACAGGTCTTGCAGGCGCAAGGTCTGTCACTGCCAAATGATTTCACCACCCTGGGCTGCAGGGCACCCTTCACGGGGTGCCCGCTGGCAGACCCGGAGACCTGCCTTATCATTTTCCTGATTTCAGTTCGTATGGCTGAAGTACAGTGGTACTCAGTTTATTTATTGGGAAATACCGGACAAGGCTCTTTCAATAAGGGCAAGCTGCTCCGCGTCTGTGTAGATTTCGCAGGTTTTTTCTGATTTGAGGCCGGTTTCTTTTGTTTCCATGTCTTTTGCCTGTTCCGGACTGCCTGTTTCGGATCTGTACATGCGCTTCTTTCCTCTCATGAAGTTGTCTTTGTTTTAATGAATAACAATTCAGGCCCTGCGTATAATACGGCCCGAAAAGCCCTTTTCATCCGAAGCTTTAACGTCCCCTTCCTGTTTTTGCAAGATCCTTTCTTTACCCAACTTTACTTGACGCTTCTGGTATTTTTGATCAGATCGGGTAAAAGAAGGATGTATGTTTTTGGGACTGCTTTAAAAAAAATATGGAAAGTGGAGAAGGCTGTGCAGGAAAAATTCAATTCCCATGAAGGCATTTTAAGAAAATTAAAGAGTATGGGCCAAAATATGGGGGATGGTTTTGTTCTCCCACCCTGCTTTGAGACCCTGAACGGGATTTTTACGGAATATCTACCGGGTGCTTACCTTTCCTGCAGATTCATGCACGAAAAGGGATTGGCCAATCCCGCAGGGTCTCTGCAGGGAGGCTTTCTCATGGCTGCCTTTGATAATGTCTTCGGCCCTTTTTCCATTCTTGAGTCGGGCAGGGCTGCGGTGAGTCTTGAGTTGAA
This Desulfobotulus mexicanus DNA region includes the following protein-coding sequences:
- a CDS encoding PaaI family thioesterase; the protein is MQEKFNSHEGILRKLKSMGQNMGDGFVLPPCFETLNGIFTEYLPGAYLSCRFMHEKGLANPAGSLQGGFLMAAFDNVFGPFSILESGRAAVSLELNGTFLRPLMVEDLSYDIRVSLVEKSARFLVMEAEARDSQMRLAAKAHSRMFFL